In Fodinibius salicampi, the sequence TCAAGCTTGCGCATGCGTTCTGAAACCGATGGTACGGATAAATGGACAATTTCAGCAAGTTGATTTCGCTGTGCTCGTCCTTCTTTTTGAAGATGTTTTAAAATAGTTAGATCGGTTTCATCCAGTCCTTTACCCATATAGCCTCCTTTTTAATTGCCTAAATTTTCTATGATTTATTAAAAATAAGCTTAAATATTAAGGAGGTCAAGCACAGTTAATTTCAGCTGATGCCAATAGTAGTGAAACAGTATTTTAAAGAAGCAAAATTAAGATTCAAAGGTTTGTGAAAACTCTTTTATCTTTAGCAAAATTATAATACAAGAAAATGTAACTAAAACAAATGTTAGACGTCACCTATATTCGCAATAATACCAAGCGCGTAAAAGAAGGAATGAAGAACAAGGGCGAAGATCAACCTGAGATTGTTGATCAACTGTTGGAGGTTGATGAATCGTGGCGTGCGCTTGTTAAAGAAACCGATGATCTGAGGAGTGAAAGTAATACCAAGGCACAGAAGATCGGTGAGCTGATGGGTAAGGGCAATAAAGAAGAAGCCCAGGAAATCATTGCCTATACAAGCAAGCTCAAAGAAAAGATTAAGGAGAAAGAAGTACAATTGAATTCCCTTAAAGAAGAGCGTACTGATTTATTGTTACGCATACCCAATGTCCCGCATGAATCAGTTCCGGTCGGGCATTCGGAAGACGAAAATGAGGTCTTTAAGACCTGGGGTGAGCCATTAAAAGATGAGAATCTGAAACCGCATTGGGTATTGGTGGAAGAACAGGGGTGGATCGACTTTGAGAGAGGGGCAAAGGTCACAGGAGCCGGATTCCCGTTTTATATTGGTCCCGTAGCTAAACTTCAGCGTGCGTTAATAAATTATTTTCTTAATAAGGCAACGGATGAGGGATATACGGAACTACAGGTACCGTACTTTGTCAATGAGGATTCGGCCCGGGGAACGGGACAGATTCCCGATAAGGAAGATATGATGTATGAGATTCCAAGAGATGAATTTTTTGCCATACCTACGGCTGAGGTACCGGTGACGAACTTCCATCGCGATGAAATTCTGGATAATGATGATCTTCCCATTTATTATGCGGCTTATACGCCTTGTTGGCGCCGCGAAGCGGGTTCCTATGGTAAAGATGTACGAGGACTAAACCGCCTGCATCAATTTGATAAGGTGGAATTGGTCAAGTTAGTGCATCCGGATGCGGCATACGATGAGCTGGAGAGTTTGCGTGCCTATGCTGAATCCCTTTTAGAAGAGCTGAAGATTCCATACCGAACTTTGTTAATGTGTACGGGTGACATGGGCTTTACCCAAACCAAAAAATATGATCTTGAGGTATGGAGTCCTGCTCAAGAACGTTGGCTGGAAGTGAGTTCCTGTTCTAATTTCGGAGGGTTTCAGGCAAGACGGATGATGCTTCGATATCGCAATGACGAGGGAGAAACAGAAATCTTACATACGCTTAATGGTTCCGGGTTGGCCCTGCCCCGCATAGTAGCAGCGATATTGGAAATTTATCAGCAGGAAGACGGAAGTATTAAAGTTCCTGAAGTACTTCAGCCTTTTATGGGTACCGATGTTATCAATTAGAGCATTGTAAATACATTCTTAATTAATTTTATAAAAAGATTTCATACAGATGAGCGAGGTAAAGAACAGCATATGGGGAACGCATCCCCTGGGTGATAAAGAACCCTACTTTGTGGATGTGGGTGCACTTAATTTATGGATGCTATACCGAAATGAAGAGATATGGATTGCGTATTGTTATGATGAAGAAGTAGAAGGAAAGGTGGATCCTTCCGCCCCACCGGAAAAGACTGATTGGCAGCGATGGGCCCATAAGAGTGGAGGCAATGAGGTGCAGATTTTACCTGCATTTGCTGATCTTCCCCTTATTGTGCAATCCGAATATTCTCTTAAAGTGAGTCCATATACGACTATACAGATATACAGCCGGGTTCCGTTATGGATTTCCATTTCTATAGCAAAAAACGAATATAGCCTGATAGAGCTGCCAGCTACGAAACTTTCCAAAACATGGTTCGGTACCCCCATTGAAGGGGAGTTGTGCTACCATGTGACCACAAAGGCTCGTCGTGACCTATCAAAAACGACACCGGAAGATTACCTGCTAAGTTGTCCCATTACTATTTCTAACCGCTCTGCAGAAGAGTTAACCTTCGAGAGCTTCTGCTTTAGAGTGGAACGACTGGGAATTTATAAGGATACAAATGGTGTATTGTGGGCGGATGAAACCGAGATTACATATCATGGGGAGGAGCAACATAGTGATATTATAATGACAGGGAAGCTACCCAAAGGAATCACCAAGGATATGCAGATATCCAAACCCAGAAAGCAGATACACAAGAGTTTAGCTACCCGTACTTTTCAACGCCTTTTTGAAGACACTGATATTTTAGGACGATAACAATTACTTATTATGGATTTGTTTAATATATATAACTACATATCTGAGGAAACGGTTTTTCAAGCCGTAAGAGTTTTACTGATCATTGCGATTTCCTTCCCGGTCTTATTGCTGCTGCGGAATTGGGCCCGTTCTTTCTTCACTAAGAAATACGCGTCCCACTATGGGATGCTTGCAGGAAAAGTAGTGTTCTATACCGGTTTGGTTATTATGATTGTAATGGTAATGGGGCAGCTGGGTATTAGCCTGGCTCCACTGCTGGCTGGTGCCGGGATTGTTGGAGTGGCTCTTGGTTTCGCCTCACAAACCAGCGTATCCAATATTATCAGTGGACTTTTCCTGATTGCTGAACAACCCTTTAAAGTCGATGATATCATCAATGTGAACGGTACAATTGGTATTGTAATGTCTATTGATGTGCTTTCGGTTAAACTCCGCACTTTTGACAATATGTTCGTACGAATTCCCAATGAAACTATTATCAAAACGGAAGTCATTAACTTAACTCGTTTTCCCATCCGGCGGTTTAATGCCAAGGTTTCGGTGGCGTATAAAGAAGATGTGGGAAAAGTTCGGGAAATTTTAATGGAGGTGGCTGAGAAAAATAAGTATTCTCTTAGTGAACCCGAACCTCAAATCATCTTTGAGGCCTTTGGTACTTCTTCTATTGACCTGGATTTTCGGATCTGGGCCCCGGTTAATGAATGGATTTTCCTTAAGAACACCATTCAGGAAGAGATCAAAAAGAAATTTGATGAAGAAAGTATTGAGATTCCTTTTCCTCATGTATCTCTTTATGCCGGTCAGGATACGGAAGCGATGCCTATTGAAATTATAAACTCAGTAGTTCAACAGGAAGAAGCTGATTAATAGTAAGATGATCTGCGATTGCTAAAATTCGCTATCAATTGGTAAATGAAGTAGATGCCCAAAATAGCAAGACCTATAATTACTAAGCTTCCCCAGAAAATATACGCCAGATAGGGAACGAGCATTATGCAAAGTAAACTGACGATAAATCGCAGGGGATTGGAATAAAAAGTATAGAGACTCAGGCTTGTCGCGAGAAGTCGAAGAAGTCGCTGTATCATAACAACTGGATATAATTAATTGCTGTGTAATTAGCTTTACGAACAGAAAGCCAAATTGATTCATTTAAACAGAGAATGCTCAATCTCTATATCCTTATAGCAGTTGTAAGATAATTTAAGCAAAAACAGGGTGAGGGAGTTGTATCTTGGAACCAGCGGGTGGTCGTATGACAGTTGGATAGGAGACTTTTACCCGGATGGTATCCGGGAAAGTGAGATGCTTGAATATTATATAGTAATATAGAGGTAACTAGGAAGCTACGGCATACATTTCCTGTTCTTTGAACCGGTGCAGTAGATCGAGGATAGGCTTCATTTCCTGCTCTTCCATAATCGCAGCCCGCAACTGGCGGCTGTTACGCACGCCTTTAAGAAATTGGCCATAGTGTTTCTTCATGATGATTACTCCATAGCGTTCACCGTGATGCTTTACGGAACGACGTAGTTGTTCGGCACAAAGTTCTATCCGGTCCTCAACGGAAGGGTCGGGCAGCAGTTCTCCGGTTTGGATGTAGTGATGGGAACGTTCAAATATCCAGGGGTTTCCGATGGCTCCGCGTCCGATCATGACGCCGTCCACACCGGTTTCATCAAACATCCGTTTGGCATCCAGTGGAGTGGTAACATCTCCATTGCCAATGATCGGAATTTCGAGACCGGGAGTGTCTTTTAGCTTCTTAAGACATTCCCAGCGTGCATCCCCCTTATATTTTTGATTGCGCGTACGAGCATGTACGGTGAGGGCTTTAACGCCCAGGTCCTGAAGCATAAGGGCTACTTCCCCAATACGGATCGTTCGATCATCCCATCCGAGCCGCGTTTTAACTGTTACCGGCCGGTTTTCTACAGCATCCACAACAGATCCGGCCATTCGTTCCATCAGATCCATATCCTTAAGGCAGGCAGATCCGGCTCCTTTTTTGACAATATTGTAGACGGGGCACCCGAAGTTAATATCCACTACATCGGGGTTATTAGATTCGGCTATCTTCGCTGCTCCCTCCATTGCTTCTTCGCGACCTCCGAAAATTTGTACGCCAAAGGGACGTTCCTCTTCACTGAAGTCCATTTTGTGCATAGCATGGTCGGAGTCTCGTATTATGGCTTCAGAGCTGATAAATTCCGTGTATACGATATTTGCCCCCTTGCGCCGACAAATAGTTCGAAAGGGAGAGTCCGTTACATCTTCCATGGGAGCCAGCAAAAGCGGCTTATGACCTAAATCTAAATCACCTATTTTCACTTTGGTACTCAATGGTTGGTTTAATAATTGCTGAACCTCAATATAAGGAGAATCTCAGAAAACCTCGATTAATTGTCAGGTTAGAAATTAGCGGTTTAAAATTAACTAATGATATGAATGCTGAAAATTGTTATACTAGCGCTTAATCCTTAATTCAATTAATTTATAGAACGGGATCATGGCATTAGCATCCAAAAGTATAGAAGAACTGTTAGGTGATGAAGCAGAAGATTTGCTGACTCATAAATGTGAAACAATATCTAAAGACAAACTCTATCTACCCTCAGGATCATACGTAGATGATGTTTGGTACCAGTCCGACCGGAATCCACGAGTACTACGGAATCTACAGGCCCTGCTAGATCATGGCCGGCTGGGAGGTACGGGATATACCTCAATTTTGCCGGTAGATCAGGGAGTTGAACACTCCGGCGGAGCCTCATTCGCACCCAACCCCGACTATTTTGATCCCGAAAATATTATAAAATTAGCAATTGAAGGGGGATGTAACGGTGTTGCTTCTACCTTTGGAGTTTTAGGAGCAGTAGCTCGAAAGTATGCTCATAAAATTCCTTTCATTGTTAAGATTAATCATAATGAGTTGATGACTTATCCGAATACATATGATCAGGTGATGTTCGGTTCGATTGAACGTGCGTATGAGATGGGGGCTGCTGCGGTAGGAGCTACGATCTATTTTGGTTCGGAAGAGTCCAGCCGACAAATTCAGGAGGTTGCCCGCGCTTTTGAGCGTGCGCACGAACTGGGGCTGGCTACTATTCTCTGGTGTTATACCCGGAATTCAGCTTTCAAAGTAGATGGAGAAGATTATCACGCATCAGCGGACCTTACGGGGCAGGCTAACCACTTGGGCGTTACCCTTCAGGCCGATATTATTAAGCAGAAGCAGCCGACGAATAATGGAGGGTATAAGGCCCTGAATATGGGAGATTCCTCTTATGGTAAGCTTGATGAGGATATTTACAACAAGCTTGCTAGTGAACATCCCATTGACCTTACCCGCTATCAGGTGGCAAATTGTTATATGGGTCGCGCAGGACTGATTAATTCTGGAGGCGGTTCCGGCAAAAATGATTTTGCGCAGGCTGTTCGTACAGCTGTTATTAATAAGCGTGCCGGCGGCATGGGACTTATAAGCGGTCGTAAAGCATTTCAACGACCATTGGAAGAAGGAGTGAAGCTACTTAACTTCATTCAGGATGTATATCTTGATGATGATATTACTGTAGCCTAAAAGCTCTAAATGTTTTTTAAAAGCCTTATGGATTTTCCATAAGGCTTTTTTTATGCCTTAGTTAAATATCTTGGCACCTGCTAATTTGGTTTCTATTATTTAGATTTGATACCTATTTTGAGCTACGCATTTTCTCTAATTGTTAAATAATAGCTTTTTGTCAGGTAGTGAACATCACATACAAAAAAGTCCTAAGGAGTATTTTTCCAGTAAATACTTGTTTATTTCTATAGGCTTGAGTGTGGGGACGATGGCTTTTTTAATTTACTGGACCTATACTCCTGGAGTTCTGGAGCATTTGAAGATGAAAAGGTTGCCGGGACTTATTATAGCTGTGGTGGTATCTTTCATGCGAATTGGTTTTTCAGCGGCAAAAATACGGTATTTATCTGAAAAGGCTTTGGGCTGGATGGCATCATGCCGCGTTATGCTTAGCTGGGATTTTACTTCTTCGATAACCCCTTCTGTTGTAGGCGGAGCTCCCATGGGGACATACGCCATGACGAAGGAAGGATTTAGTCTGGGCCAATCATCGGCCATTATTCTCTATAGCCTTTTTCTTGATCAGCTTTGGTTTGCCCTTGCGGTGCCTATCTTGCTGGTATCGGGAATATTCTATGAAGTAGTACCCAATAATACTGGGGTGGTGGGGCATGCTTCTATGATATTGCTATATATAGGACTATTAAGTTATGCCGGCCTGATGGCTTATGGCATTTTAAAGAATCCTCATGCGATCAAAAAGGTGGTGAATGTGGTATTCAAACTTCCTTTTTTGCGTCGCTGGAAAGATGATGTAAAAGATGAAACTGAAAATTTAGTGGAATATGCCCATGAACTTCGCGCGAAGCCGAATAGCTTTTTGCTAAAGGCTTTCTTTTTATCGACCATGTCCTGGTTGTGTAGAATCGCATTGCCTACCATTGTTGTATTAAGTCTTTTACCTGCAAATGAAATTCTCTCGATACTCAGAAGCTTGGCAATGAATCTGGCTTTTCTCATTATGCCCACACCAGGTGGAAGTGGTGGGGTAGAGGGACTCTTCGCTATCTTTCAGGGTCCCTTAATGGATCGAAAAGCGTTTATTGGTCTCGCTGTATTTGCATGGAGAGTCATTAGCTATTATATCTCCGTTGGTTTGGGAATCATGGCTACTACCTGGTATATAAATCAGTCGGTAGTAGAAAGTTTCGATGACTTGTCCCCCGAAGAACAAGAAAGAGACGTTCCCTCATCTGAATCTATTTGATTATGCCAAAAGATCGAATGCAATTTGTATGTGATGAATGTGGCCATACTTCTACAAAATGGCTGGGTAATTGTCCCAATTGTGGAAGCTGGCATACCTTCAAGGAGTTTAAGGTAGAGCGCAAGACAAAATCGGAAAAGGAGCATAAGGGCAAGGTTGAAGGCTTAAATGATTCCCAACCTCCCCAAAAGCTGGACGATATTAAATCGAATTCTGAGGAGCGATTTTTGAGTCATATCCAGGAATTGGATCGTGTACTTGGTGGAGGATTTGTCCCGGGCTCCTTTATACTGCTGGGGGGGGATCCTGGGATTGGTAAAAGTACGCTGACTCTCCAGCTGGGAAAAGCAGTTTCGGATTTGAAAATACTGTACTGTGCGGGAGAGGAGTCGGCGGGGCAGATAAAACAGCGCGCCCGTCGGCTGGGGGTGGAATCCAATAACTTCTATATCTATACGGAAACGGATATCAATAAAGTGTTGAAGGAAGCACGGAAGCTGGATCCCGACTTGTTGATAGTGGATTCGATACAGACGGTCTACCGTACGGAGCTAACCAGCATGGCAGGCAGCATTCAGCAGGTCAAAGAGTGTGCCGCCCTGTTGCAGCAACTGGCTAAAAAGCAGAATATCACGACATTGGTTATCGGACACGTTACCAAGGAAGGTAATATCGCGGGCCCGCGGGTACTTGAACATATGGTGGATACGGTGCTTCAGTTTGAGGGAGACAGTAACTATAACTATCGGATGCTGCGCAGCCTAAAAAATAGATTTGGTCCGGCACAGGAAGTTGGGGTATTCGAGATGAAGCAGTCGGGGTTGGTTGAGGTCTTAAACCCTTCACAGCTTTTTCTGTCGGATTATGACAGCAGTGTTAGTGGCAATGCAGTTATCTGTTCTATTGAAGGCTCACGTCCGCTTTTAGCAGAAGTACAGGCATTGGTTACCCCCAGTAATTACGGTACACCACAGCGTACAGCCAATGGATTTGATCACCGGCGGCTTTCACTGCTGCTGGCGGTTTTGGAGAAAAGAGGAGGGTACCAGTTTTCAGGTCAGGATGTTTATCTGAATATAGCCGGCGGACTAAAAGTGAATGATCCGGCTGCAGATTTGGGTGTGGTCTGTGCGTTGGTCTCGAGCTTGCTCGATGATTCTATTTCAAAGGATTTTGCCTTCCTCGGGGAAGTGGGGCTGGGAGGAGAGATTCGCGCGGTCAATAATGTTGATCAGCGTCTCGGGGAGATACAAAAGCTGGGTTTTGAAAAAGCCATAGTCCCCCAAGCAAGCACCATTGACCGAAAGCACGATTTACAGCTCATTAAGGCGGCGAATATTATGGCAGCTATAAAAAAAGCTCTTTAGAATATAATCTAAAGAGCTTTTAAAAAAATAGTAATAGTGCTTAGAACTGGTGACGCTCACGTCTGCGCTGTTCACGAATGCTTTTCTTTAACGCTTCACGACGTTTTTTGGAGGGCTTGGTATACTGCTGCCGCTCTTTATATTCATTTAAAATTCGTGAACGAGCCACCAACTTTTTAAAGCGGTTAACTGCTCGGTCAATACTCTCGTTATCTTTTACTTTAACTCCAACCATATACTTTAAATTGTTTTGCTTTCGATTCTCGGACGCGAAATATAAGGATCTTTTTATAAATGTACATAATTATAACAAAGAAAAGTTGCTATTCATTTCAACACCTTTACCAAGGTAAGAGGGTACGTGTGTAACCTTAACCACTCCTGAGTCTTGTAAAAGCCAAGTTTTAAATTTGGGTAATTTTTTATGTCCAATTTCAAAAGGTAAGGCTATTACCTAAAAGAATGAACTATGATCCCTACAGTTCAAAAAAACTCATTACATATTTTGCTTTCTGTATTTTAATGTGGAGGGAGCAAAGCCAAAGTTATCATCTAAAATGATATTATCATATTCAGATACACCAATTTTTATCAGGGCCTGGTGATGAATGGTATGATCTAAATTATGTAGTATCTCCCGATAATAATTACTTTCAATTAGGATCTTTTCTTCGGAAATCATCTGTTCTAAGGATATCGTTTTATTTGGTTTTTCAATTTGAGTAATCAAAAGTTCTAATTCTTGGAGTGCGACTTCTATATTGGTTTCTATGGTCCTATTTCGCGGTCTGTAATCGTAATTTACGGTCCCTTCATCATACTTATCTAACAGGCATCTAAACATTTCGATAATATGCCGATAATGGCTCCCTATGCTGGAACCGCTTAAGGCTGTGCAAGAACTATTATACTGGGAAGGGGAAAGTTGTCGTAAGAGGTCAATTAGAGAGTACAGGTTATTCTTTATAGAGACAAATAACATGAGTTAAAATAGATTCAGAATGACAGGGTTTTCGAAAAAAATCTTTTTTCTATGACGGTTGTAAACGTCCGTGCTTGAAACGGATATATTCTAATATATATTAGCGCTTAAACCAAGCCCAAATTCTATGTCTGGATTGATAATATTGAGCCGCCAATTTTGTTCAGTTTCTTGGGCGCAAACTGAAGTAAAGAGAGGTATAAATAGTGAGAGTAATAACGTTTTCTTCATGTGTTAAAGAATTGTAGCTGCGTCTCCAAGTCAACTCAAATGGCCGGCACCAATTTTTTGCATATATAATATGCTTGTAAATTAGTTAGAAGCTAAAAGTTGAATTGTGTATTAAAAAATAATATCCCCCCAGAGGTATCATGCGTAAGGTTGTATTGGATATGATACTGGGGCTTGAGCGCTAAATAGAAATTTCGGGAAAATTTGAATAGCAGATCTAACCCAAACTGGGGACCTACTTGAAAACCGTCAATTCCCTGGCGAAAATGAGCTGAAGCTTGAGTGGGAGAATAATCACCGTAGCCCAAAAAGCCACCAGCATTTGGTAGTAAGGAGATCGAGGTGGAAACCGGTAGTCGAATATATATGGCTGTAGATCCTTGTCCTGAAAATAGCTTCGGATCTTTTAAATTGCGATCTGAGTAGCCCGTAGCATTAAAATTGAAGGACTTATATACCGAAAGTTTTGAGCGGATGAGCCAGTTTTCAGCAAAATCGGCAGAGCTATTGCCGAGAATAAAACCTACATTTATTCCCGAATATTTGGGAGTATTTTTGCCCTCGCTGCCAAGATCACTGGATAGATATTCTGTATGCAGGGTGAAATCGTGACTTTCATTAATCCGGTAACCAATTGCCGGACCAATTAACTGGGTATTTTCAAAAGAACCACCTCGTAGATAGAAAGATTTAAGAACCGGAGTAAAAAAACCAGGATCACTTTTATAGGTTATTTGTGCAAAAGAAATTGTTGAAAAGCTAAAAAATAGGAGTAAAACAATAACTGCTTTTTTCATCTGTGATGAAGTCTTTTGAAGAATATAGTTTCAGCTAAAATATAAAAAATCTTTATCCAGAAAGGGGTGGGATGTCTTTTTAATTATATCGTGACAGAAGGGGCTTTTCTTGTTATTTACCTAACGTTGGATTTATGATAAGCTCTTCAGGCAGTCCATCTTCCGCCACTCCCAGACCGAACAGAGCATAATCATACTTGGCTGGATCTTTGGGATCAAGAAGTCGCAGTGTTTCTGTAAGCTCTTCTACCGCCCACCAGTCGTTATAAGTGCGCGAAAGTAATCCCAGCTTCCGTGCTTGTCGGGCTACGTGAACATCCAGTGGTACCATAAGTTCCGATGCAGGCATAAAGTCCATTAGTCCGAGATCAACCGGACTCTCTTTTCGGATAGCCCATCTCAAATACAAGTACAGTCGCTTACAGGAGCTCTTCTTTTCGGCATTGGAGACATGTTTGTATGTACGTTTGGGGGTGTTGGACTGGAGTGCAAAAAAATTCTCATGGAAAACAGCCATCAAAGGTCGACCTGTTTGCTGGGCTTTTTGGTAACAAGCATTCCAGAAGCATTCAAAGGATTCGAATTCTTGTAAAATGGATTGTAGAATTTTGGTGAGCCAAATCATATCAATCGGTTTAAAAGTGCGATGCTTGAATCCTTCAAAACGATCCGCATCATCATCTGAAAAATTACCGATAAATTCTTCAGGGCGGTTATTCATTCGCTCCAGCAGGTCACGTACTTTTCTGATTACAATATCCCGCCGACCCCAGGCCATAGTTGCAGCAAAAAAGCCGGCTAGTAATTGATCCTCTTTGTGATTGAAGGCATGCATAAAAAGTATAGGATCCTCATTAATATAATCCCGTTGCTCAATGCGTTCCACCCATTTATCTAAAAACGGTTTGAGTTTTTTGATCTGTACGGGTGATCTTTTTTGAAGCTCTCGTCGCATTAAATGGAATATTTATCTGGTCAAATATTATTAGAATGTCATTCTATCCGCCGGACCAATATCTGGTTTAGATTACTATAATACAGGCCGGTAGATTTAGATGCTGAAAGAGATATTGAATGAAATTTAGCACAGTGATTCAGTATGATGTAGTAGTTATATCTCTAATTCCTGCTGGCCTCTGTTAAGATTCATTAACTTCTCTGTAAGTTTTCTATTGGCTTTTGGGAAAGGATAATCGTCCAGCTCATCGATAGATATCCAACGGACTTCTTGGCTGCTTTTCGGTTTTGGAGTACCCTTCTGGATTTCACAGAGATAGGCATGC encodes:
- the serS gene encoding serine--tRNA ligase; the encoded protein is MLDVTYIRNNTKRVKEGMKNKGEDQPEIVDQLLEVDESWRALVKETDDLRSESNTKAQKIGELMGKGNKEEAQEIIAYTSKLKEKIKEKEVQLNSLKEERTDLLLRIPNVPHESVPVGHSEDENEVFKTWGEPLKDENLKPHWVLVEEQGWIDFERGAKVTGAGFPFYIGPVAKLQRALINYFLNKATDEGYTELQVPYFVNEDSARGTGQIPDKEDMMYEIPRDEFFAIPTAEVPVTNFHRDEILDNDDLPIYYAAYTPCWRREAGSYGKDVRGLNRLHQFDKVELVKLVHPDAAYDELESLRAYAESLLEELKIPYRTLLMCTGDMGFTQTKKYDLEVWSPAQERWLEVSSCSNFGGFQARRMMLRYRNDEGETEILHTLNGSGLALPRIVAAILEIYQQEDGSIKVPEVLQPFMGTDVIN
- a CDS encoding DUF432 domain-containing protein, producing the protein MSEVKNSIWGTHPLGDKEPYFVDVGALNLWMLYRNEEIWIAYCYDEEVEGKVDPSAPPEKTDWQRWAHKSGGNEVQILPAFADLPLIVQSEYSLKVSPYTTIQIYSRVPLWISISIAKNEYSLIELPATKLSKTWFGTPIEGELCYHVTTKARRDLSKTTPEDYLLSCPITISNRSAEELTFESFCFRVERLGIYKDTNGVLWADETEITYHGEEQHSDIIMTGKLPKGITKDMQISKPRKQIHKSLATRTFQRLFEDTDILGR
- a CDS encoding mechanosensitive ion channel family protein, whose amino-acid sequence is MDLFNIYNYISEETVFQAVRVLLIIAISFPVLLLLRNWARSFFTKKYASHYGMLAGKVVFYTGLVIMIVMVMGQLGISLAPLLAGAGIVGVALGFASQTSVSNIISGLFLIAEQPFKVDDIINVNGTIGIVMSIDVLSVKLRTFDNMFVRIPNETIIKTEVINLTRFPIRRFNAKVSVAYKEDVGKVREILMEVAEKNKYSLSEPEPQIIFEAFGTSSIDLDFRIWAPVNEWIFLKNTIQEEIKKKFDEESIEIPFPHVSLYAGQDTEAMPIEIINSVVQQEEAD
- the dusB gene encoding tRNA dihydrouridine synthase DusB is translated as MSTKVKIGDLDLGHKPLLLAPMEDVTDSPFRTICRRKGANIVYTEFISSEAIIRDSDHAMHKMDFSEEERPFGVQIFGGREEAMEGAAKIAESNNPDVVDINFGCPVYNIVKKGAGSACLKDMDLMERMAGSVVDAVENRPVTVKTRLGWDDRTIRIGEVALMLQDLGVKALTVHARTRNQKYKGDARWECLKKLKDTPGLEIPIIGNGDVTTPLDAKRMFDETGVDGVMIGRGAIGNPWIFERSHHYIQTGELLPDPSVEDRIELCAEQLRRSVKHHGERYGVIIMKKHYGQFLKGVRNSRQLRAAIMEEQEMKPILDLLHRFKEQEMYAVAS
- a CDS encoding class I fructose-bisphosphate aldolase, whose protein sequence is MALASKSIEELLGDEAEDLLTHKCETISKDKLYLPSGSYVDDVWYQSDRNPRVLRNLQALLDHGRLGGTGYTSILPVDQGVEHSGGASFAPNPDYFDPENIIKLAIEGGCNGVASTFGVLGAVARKYAHKIPFIVKINHNELMTYPNTYDQVMFGSIERAYEMGAAAVGATIYFGSEESSRQIQEVARAFERAHELGLATILWCYTRNSAFKVDGEDYHASADLTGQANHLGVTLQADIIKQKQPTNNGGYKALNMGDSSYGKLDEDIYNKLASEHPIDLTRYQVANCYMGRAGLINSGGGSGKNDFAQAVRTAVINKRAGGMGLISGRKAFQRPLEEGVKLLNFIQDVYLDDDITVA
- a CDS encoding lysylphosphatidylglycerol synthase transmembrane domain-containing protein; amino-acid sequence: MSVGTMAFLIYWTYTPGVLEHLKMKRLPGLIIAVVVSFMRIGFSAAKIRYLSEKALGWMASCRVMLSWDFTSSITPSVVGGAPMGTYAMTKEGFSLGQSSAIILYSLFLDQLWFALAVPILLVSGIFYEVVPNNTGVVGHASMILLYIGLLSYAGLMAYGILKNPHAIKKVVNVVFKLPFLRRWKDDVKDETENLVEYAHELRAKPNSFLLKAFFLSTMSWLCRIALPTIVVLSLLPANEILSILRSLAMNLAFLIMPTPGGSGGVEGLFAIFQGPLMDRKAFIGLAVFAWRVISYYISVGLGIMATTWYINQSVVESFDDLSPEEQERDVPSSESI
- the radA gene encoding DNA repair protein RadA, which codes for MPKDRMQFVCDECGHTSTKWLGNCPNCGSWHTFKEFKVERKTKSEKEHKGKVEGLNDSQPPQKLDDIKSNSEERFLSHIQELDRVLGGGFVPGSFILLGGDPGIGKSTLTLQLGKAVSDLKILYCAGEESAGQIKQRARRLGVESNNFYIYTETDINKVLKEARKLDPDLLIVDSIQTVYRTELTSMAGSIQQVKECAALLQQLAKKQNITTLVIGHVTKEGNIAGPRVLEHMVDTVLQFEGDSNYNYRMLRSLKNRFGPAQEVGVFEMKQSGLVEVLNPSQLFLSDYDSSVSGNAVICSIEGSRPLLAEVQALVTPSNYGTPQRTANGFDHRRLSLLLAVLEKRGGYQFSGQDVYLNIAGGLKVNDPAADLGVVCALVSSLLDDSISKDFAFLGEVGLGGEIRAVNNVDQRLGEIQKLGFEKAIVPQASTIDRKHDLQLIKAANIMAAIKKAL
- the rpsU gene encoding 30S ribosomal protein S21, encoding MVGVKVKDNESIDRAVNRFKKLVARSRILNEYKERQQYTKPSKKRREALKKSIREQRRRERHQF
- a CDS encoding TIGR02757 family protein, producing the protein MRRELQKRSPVQIKKLKPFLDKWVERIEQRDYINEDPILFMHAFNHKEDQLLAGFFAATMAWGRRDIVIRKVRDLLERMNNRPEEFIGNFSDDDADRFEGFKHRTFKPIDMIWLTKILQSILQEFESFECFWNACYQKAQQTGRPLMAVFHENFFALQSNTPKRTYKHVSNAEKKSSCKRLYLYLRWAIRKESPVDLGLMDFMPASELMVPLDVHVARQARKLGLLSRTYNDWWAVEELTETLRLLDPKDPAKYDYALFGLGVAEDGLPEELIINPTLGK